One genomic window of Desulfovibrio aminophilus includes the following:
- a CDS encoding protein-glutamate O-methyltransferase CheR, with the protein MSSLFSSTITLGKELKVTDAEFGQLRDFIYAQCGIYVADNRKYLLENRLANRLKQLNLKNFSEYYYYLQYDAGRREELNRLFEVITTNETSFYRNPPQLQVFQEQILTDVLDSLRKSGQKKLRIWSAGCSTGEEPYTLAMIIADVLKGELPTWDVRITANDLSERVLESARRGVYNEYTLRSTPKDVLARHFVKQDSFYAVRPELKKLILYHQINLSDAAQIKRVERSQIVFCRNVIIYFDDEMKKKVIGAFYDNLLPGGYLIIGHSESLHNISRAFKPIHYPGAIIYKKEG; encoded by the coding sequence ATGTCCTCCCTTTTCTCGAGCACCATCACCTTGGGCAAGGAGCTCAAGGTCACGGACGCGGAGTTCGGCCAGCTGCGCGACTTCATCTACGCGCAGTGCGGCATCTACGTGGCGGACAACCGGAAATATCTCCTGGAGAACCGCCTGGCGAACCGGCTGAAGCAGCTGAACCTGAAGAATTTTTCAGAGTACTACTACTATTTGCAGTATGACGCCGGGCGGCGGGAGGAGTTGAACCGCCTGTTCGAGGTGATCACCACCAACGAGACGAGCTTCTACCGCAACCCGCCGCAGCTCCAGGTCTTCCAGGAGCAGATTCTGACGGACGTGCTGGACTCCCTGCGCAAGTCCGGCCAAAAGAAGCTGCGGATCTGGTCGGCGGGCTGCTCCACGGGCGAGGAGCCCTACACCCTGGCCATGATCATCGCGGACGTGCTCAAGGGAGAATTGCCGACCTGGGACGTGCGCATCACGGCCAACGACCTCTCCGAGAGGGTGCTCGAATCGGCCCGGCGCGGGGTCTACAACGAATACACCCTGCGCAGCACGCCCAAGGACGTCCTGGCCCGGCATTTCGTGAAGCAGGACTCCTTCTACGCCGTGCGGCCGGAGCTGAAGAAGCTCATCCTCTACCACCAGATCAACCTGAGCGACGCGGCCCAGATCAAGCGCGTGGAGCGGTCCCAGATCGTCTTCTGCCGCAACGTGATCATCTACTTCGACGACGAGATGAAGAAGAAGGTCATCGGAGCCTTCTACGACAACCTGCTCCCCGGCGGGTATCTCATCATCGGGCATTCGGAGTCCCTGCACAATATTTCCAGGGCCTTCAAGCCGATACACTATCCTGGAGCGATTATTTACAAGAAGGAGGGATGA
- a CDS encoding HEAT repeat domain-containing protein: MLDCKSIIERLGSDDSEVLREAAFEAGEARCEEAVPHLAKLLQSSNLGVQEAADRALRSIGGQKVIQVTIPLLRVDDAPARNLAMDILRALASQDVAALIPLIRDPDTDIRIFAADILGATDNPAAVPVLGEALLKDPEVNVRYQAAVSLGTLARPEAAESLNKAMEDEEWVQYAVIEALSKIKHSSSVGALVKAMARTSDLVTSMIIDALGEMGNIKAVPMLLKRLEESPTALRNKIVKAVVRILGGKSLQLLSRDERENLKVYMLVALEDEDLEVQDAAIQGLAFVGGERASEAVLKIASHLDPDRDQERLQQTVRALAQIGLTSALRSGLLSGDADEARVAVMALAFMDDASVPQVLMDAFWKHGRDLQRQILGVLSKTAGPSAKQFFLDVLDRHEDGKVIKSVAYFLGQKLHLEEAADRLFALLEHKYDDVKEAGLEACIAIGGPRINARFREFYESDDPVKRLMAVYAFGRMGQAEHWEALKAALEDEVPDIRKVALEAIAGMCWESDAWLPLLEGRLKDESREVRLTAIDLMGRCYRPEVIPYLLGALDDEDDWVKVRALDALGFHKEREAVPSIVPLLVNPNRLVVLKAVEALGSIGGTSAFRALLDVSTSEEPELQQAVETSIAKIQEEHETGE, translated from the coding sequence ATGTTGGACTGCAAAAGCATCATCGAAAGGTTGGGGAGCGACGACAGCGAGGTGTTGCGCGAGGCGGCCTTCGAGGCGGGCGAGGCCCGCTGCGAGGAGGCCGTGCCGCATCTGGCCAAGCTGCTCCAGTCCAGCAACCTGGGAGTCCAGGAGGCCGCCGACAGGGCCCTGCGGTCCATCGGCGGGCAGAAGGTCATCCAGGTGACCATTCCGCTGCTGCGGGTGGACGACGCCCCGGCGCGCAACCTGGCCATGGACATCCTGCGGGCCCTGGCGTCCCAGGACGTGGCCGCGCTCATTCCGCTCATCCGCGACCCCGACACCGACATCCGCATCTTCGCCGCCGACATCCTGGGCGCCACGGACAATCCGGCGGCCGTGCCGGTGCTCGGCGAGGCCCTGCTCAAGGATCCCGAGGTCAACGTGCGCTACCAGGCCGCCGTGAGTCTGGGAACCCTGGCCCGCCCCGAAGCCGCCGAGAGCCTGAACAAGGCCATGGAGGACGAGGAGTGGGTCCAGTACGCGGTCATCGAGGCCCTGTCCAAGATCAAGCACTCCAGCTCCGTGGGGGCCCTGGTCAAGGCCATGGCCCGGACCTCGGACCTGGTGACCTCGATGATCATCGACGCCCTGGGCGAGATGGGCAACATCAAGGCCGTGCCCATGCTCCTCAAGCGCCTGGAGGAGTCCCCCACGGCGCTGCGCAACAAGATCGTCAAGGCCGTGGTCCGCATCCTCGGCGGCAAGTCGTTGCAGCTGCTCTCCCGCGACGAGCGCGAGAACCTCAAGGTCTACATGCTCGTGGCCCTGGAGGACGAGGACCTGGAGGTCCAGGACGCGGCCATCCAGGGATTGGCCTTCGTGGGCGGCGAGCGGGCCTCCGAGGCCGTGCTCAAGATCGCCAGCCACCTGGACCCGGACCGGGACCAGGAGCGCCTGCAGCAGACCGTGCGGGCCCTGGCCCAGATCGGGCTGACCAGCGCCCTGCGCTCCGGCCTGCTCTCCGGCGACGCGGACGAGGCCCGGGTGGCCGTCATGGCCCTGGCCTTCATGGACGACGCCAGCGTGCCCCAGGTGCTCATGGACGCCTTCTGGAAGCACGGCCGCGATCTCCAGCGCCAGATTCTCGGCGTGCTTTCCAAGACCGCCGGGCCCTCGGCCAAGCAGTTCTTCCTGGACGTGCTGGACCGGCACGAGGACGGCAAGGTCATCAAGTCCGTGGCCTACTTCCTGGGACAGAAGCTGCATCTGGAGGAGGCCGCCGACCGCCTCTTCGCCCTGCTCGAGCACAAATACGACGACGTGAAGGAGGCCGGCCTGGAGGCCTGCATCGCCATCGGCGGCCCCCGGATCAACGCCCGCTTCCGCGAATTCTACGAGAGCGACGACCCGGTGAAGCGGCTCATGGCGGTCTACGCCTTCGGCCGCATGGGCCAGGCCGAGCATTGGGAGGCCCTCAAGGCCGCCCTGGAGGACGAGGTGCCGGACATCCGCAAGGTGGCCCTGGAGGCCATCGCGGGCATGTGCTGGGAGTCCGACGCCTGGCTGCCCCTGCTGGAGGGCCGCCTGAAGGACGAGAGTCGCGAGGTGCGGCTCACGGCCATCGACCTCATGGGCCGCTGCTACCGCCCGGAGGTCATCCCCTACCTCCTCGGCGCGCTGGACGACGAGGACGACTGGGTCAAGGTCCGCGCACTGGACGCCCTGGGCTTCCACAAGGAGCGCGAGGCCGTGCCGAGCATCGTGCCGCTGCTGGTGAATCCGAACCGGTTGGTGGTGCTCAAGGCCGTGGAGGCCCTGGGCAGCATCGGCGGCACCAGCGCCTTCCGGGCGCTGCTGGACGTCTCCACCAGCGAGGAGCCGGAGTTGCAGCAGGCCGTGGAGACCTCCATCGCCAAGATTCAGGAAGAACACGAGACCGGGGAGTAG